From the genome of Biomphalaria glabrata chromosome 1, xgBioGlab47.1, whole genome shotgun sequence, one region includes:
- the LOC106075784 gene encoding uncharacterized protein LOC106075784 produces MSFVHLPTPNMLSSGDFKLTHGQSAGHLEGQGQQIHVFGVFIILIELALTFENLLPILVCVLWLPRQSIGDKQICVFSILCILSALVPTPLGLVSYFSGGWYGGSPTCVTYQVSSLWCSLSSLVLLSYMCVTCHLAVCSLLRVKNPHNKFSSLVQSSLVGSSKGKMLPVSNEYIDLDKSKSDPHLSRDTFQDSGNLKKEKSHKFSTTALDNMYTLLEVKDTNNGNQFHCCEKDIEKALNADTSKLTEGFINDPESQLSGEIPLCPDVNLSYPKEKSILYLNLYKKSKRLKSWLRNDLYLSRRFDGPRADALCLRCPTRDYMTLTLLVLLSLTMTIALLPMLGFGPHTEQNDTTCAPWLVRKPAQTNEEIFYIAFLIFVCLCLVAGCCCGVNVCLMFSRQSKDGQRPRSMTCYYEKETTKDFWELSLLSDMQRHYRLNCVALAGQLTWIPLLLILVVQTSGVKVSDAAVMYSTVVTSLPGLLNPLLYSLVLSSYRSGYKAILGKRCCHGNRTNEVSRKCAQQSINKTMNVSSSETDCECYCDNSTILVDEHTQIVLVPDSENNEGSLADDTEDPGEDNSCSDFVMTERTPLQATVAPTASAGTFNSTSTQPWRVLTSGVMDNGFHPHIIRPGNERECNSQSYLLNIESYREETGL; encoded by the exons ATGAGTTTCGTCCATCTCCCAACGCCTAACATGTTGAGCTCCGGAGACTTTAAGCTGACCCATGGTCAGTCGGCCGGACATCTTGAGGGTCAAGGTCAACAGATCCACGTGTTCGGTGTATTCATCATCTTGATAGAGTTGGCGCTGACGTTCGAGAACCTGCTACCTATTCTAGTGTGTGTGTTGTGGCTACCACGACAGAGCATTGGGGACAAACAAATCTGCGTGTTCAGTATTCTATGTATATTGTCTG CACTGGTGCCTACACCGTTGGGGCTGGTCTCCTATTTCTCTGGTGGATGGTACGGAGGAAGTCCAACCTGTGTCACTTACCAGGTCTCCTCTCTGTGGTGCAGCCTGTCTTCACTGGTGCTGTTGTCTTACATGTGCGTCACGTGTCATCTCGCTGTCTGCAGCCTCCTCAGGGTCAAAAATCCTCACAACAAATTTTCCTCCCTTGTTCAGTCATCTCTGGTTGGATCCTCCAAGGGAAAGATGCTCCCAGTGTCCAATGAGTACATTGATCTGGACAAGTCTAAGAGCGATCCTCATTTGTCGAGAGATACGTTTCAAGACTCTGGCAATCTCAAAAAGGAAAAGTCACATAAGTTTAGCACTACTGCTTTAGATAACATGTACACTCTACTGGAAGTGAAAGACACGAACAATGGCAATCAATTTCACTGTTGTGAGAAGGATATCGAAAAGGCCTTaaatgcagacacttctaaacTAACCGAAGGTTTTATCAATGACCCCGAGTCTCAGCTTTCTGGTGAAATTCCGTTATGCCCTGATGTTAACCTGAGTTATCCCAAAGAAAAATCCATCTTGTACCTTAACCTCtacaagaaaagtaaaaggCTGAAATCATGGCTCAGAAATGACCTGTATTTATCCAGAAGATTCGACGGGCCTAGGGCAGATGCCCTATGCCTTAGGTGCCCCACGAGAGATTACATGACACTTACTCTGCTAGTGCTTCTCTCACTAACTATGACCATCGCCTTACTCCCGATGCTGGGATTCGGACCTCATACGGAACAGAACGATACGACCTGTGCGCCATGGCTTGTCCGAAAGCCAGCTCAAACGAACGAAGAGATATTTTACATCGCCTTTCTGATCTTTGTCTGTTTGTGTCTTGTAGCAGGATGCTGCTGTGGGGTCAATGTCTGCTTGATG TTCAGCAGACAATCCAAGGACGGTCAAAGGCCAAGATCAATGACATGCTACTATGAAAAGGAGACAACAAAAGACTTCTGGGAGCTTTCTCTGTTGTCGGACATGCAGAGACATTACAGACTCAACTGTGTGGCCCTCGCTGGACAGCTGACCTGGATACCGTTGCtg cTTATCCTCGTCGTTCAGACATCCGGTGTCAAGGTCAGCGATGCTGCCGTCATGTACTCCACCGTTGTGACGTCACTTCCGGGCTTGCTGAACCCTCTCCTGTACAGCTTGGTCCTGTCCAGCTATAGGTCGGGCTACAAAGCCATTCTGGGCAAACGATGCTGTCATGGCAATAGGACCAATG AAGTGTCTCGTAAATGTGCTCAACAAAGCATCAACAAAACCATGAACGTATCCAGCAGTGAGACAGATTGCGAGTGTTATTGTGACAATTCTACCATTCTCGTGGATGAGCACACTCAAATTGTTCTTGTGCCTGACAGTGAAAACAACGAGGGTAGTCTAGCAGACGACACCGAGGACCCAGGAGAGGATAACTCGTGCTCTGATTTCGTTATGACGGAAAGGACACCACTTCAGGCTACGGTTGCTCCCACTGCATCAGCGGGAACATTCAATTCAACGTCCACGCAGCCTTGGAGGGTGCTGACCTCGGGGGTGATGGACAATGGCTTTCACCCACATATTATTAGGCCAGGAAATGAACGCGAGTGCAACAGTCAGAGTTATTTATTGAACATTGAAAGTTATCGCGAGGAGACGGGTCTGTAG